From the Scatophagus argus isolate fScaArg1 chromosome 21, fScaArg1.pri, whole genome shotgun sequence genome, one window contains:
- the LOC124052606 gene encoding CD63 antigen-like, whose protein sequence is MCKFCSLKCLFIFFNTIFLASGVALITIGVLQYSTYSQIGTFAGSGLSKIAIVLITVGVIIAFVSFLGHAGAFFNNSSMVACFICILIIIILLEILTGAAFYIFRSRTALLQMNSAINTKAHGVINEYRQENRHAINRIQEKFSCCGADSSADWSTSVGWENHDAVPDSCCVVKSDGCGQDKQKAHTKGCIQAIKLFLLKNLVWVGAVCIALGITEVFGVLVGVCLCLQIKQKNYENLS, encoded by the exons ATGTGCAAGTTTTGCAGCTTGAAATGCTTGTTCATTTTCTTCAACACAATCTTCCTG gcatCTGGGGTTGCCCTCATCACCATCGGAGTGCTGCAGTACTCAACCTACTCACAGATAGGCACTTTTGCAGGGAGCGGCCTGTCAAAAATCGCCATAGTCCTCATTACAGTAGGCGTCATCATAGCCTTCGTCTCCTTCTTGGGCCATGCTGGGGCATTCTTTAACAACTCTTCTATGGTGGCTTGT TTCATCTGTATCCTGATAATCATCATCCTTTTGGAGATACTCACCGGGGCTGCTTTTTACATATTCCGCAGCAGG ACCGCCCTCCTGCAGATGAACAGCGCTATCAACACCAAAGCACATGGGGTGATCAATGAATATCGCCAAGAGAACAGACATGCCATCAACAGAATTCAGGAAAAG TTCAGCTGCTGCGGTGCAGACAGCAGCGCTGACTGGTCCACAAGTGTGGGCTGGGAAAACCACGATGCCGTGCCAGATTCCTGCTGCGTGGTGAAGAGCGATGGCTGCGGGCAGGACAAGCAGAAAGCACACACCAAG GGCTGTATTCAGGCTATCAAGCTCTTTCTGTTGAAAAACCTGGTGTGGGTCGGTGCTGTCTGCATTGCTCTTGGAATCACAGAG GTTTTTGGAGTATTAGTTGGGGTCTGCTTGTgtctgcaaataaaacaaaaaaactatgaaaatcTCAGCTGA
- the pus3 gene encoding tRNA pseudouridine(38/39) synthase yields MTEPLAQRIQELEAELEKLKYQLKERSKAGGDPDLISSAPPNENTHCRPDGHFNNSSKKGKKAGKERPFDFSAHPRRHVALRLAYLGWAYQGFAVQENTDNTVEARLFEALLKTRLIQDRQSSNYHRCGRTDKGVSAFSQVITIDLRSTQFCGGLGVTLPENVDVSAKNKASGTELPYVKMLNRVLPQDIRLLDWAPVPEGFSARFDCQSRTYRYYFPRGSLDVALMADAAKRYEGTHDFRNLCKMDVGNGVLQFERTILSASVKPVQPQHTSSTGQYDLFMFEIKGLAFLYHQVRCMMALLLLIGQKLEAPEIINQLLDVQSNPRKPQYSMAVDYPLVLYDCHFEGLSWKQEKEEVNHVLSALQQHWTQSAVKTHVLHGMIQGLEAIGGESSNHCWLVEGSRQKNYRPLLERPCCESLESRINHFVKRGRLEWEEGENGGEMVHRGKRSRHSQNCPSLPVSAEMPSSKGSTAQKTED; encoded by the exons ATGACAGAGCCTTTGGCCCAGCGAATACAGGAGCtggaggcagagctggagaagCTCAAGTACCAGCTGAAAGAGAGGAGCAAAGCTGGAGGTGACCCGGACCTGATCTCCAGTGCACCTCCAaacgaaaacacacactgcagacctGATGGTCActtcaacaacagcagcaaaaagggaaagaaagcagGCAAAGAGCGTCCTTTTGACTTCTCAGCCCACCCTCGGCGCCACGTGGCTCTGCGGCTGGCTTACCTGGGATGGGCCTACCAGGGCTTTGCAGTTCAGGAGAACACAGACAACACTGTGGAAGCCAGACTCTTTGAAGCTTTGCTAAAGACTCGGCTGATTCAAGACCGACAGAGCTCCAACTACCACCGGTGTGGTCGCACCGATAAGGGAGTCAGTGCGTTCTCTCAG GTCATAACCATCGATTTGCGCTCCACACAGTTTTGTGGGGGATTGGGCGTCACACTCCCTGAAAATGTTGACGTAAGTGCCAAGAATAAAGCATCTGGCACCGAGCTTCCATATGTGAAGATGCTGAATAGAGTCCTGCCCCAGGACATCAGGCTCCTGGACTGGGCACCAGTACCAGAGGGCTTCAGTGCACGCTTTGACTGTCAGTCTCGCACATACCGGTACTACTTTCCCCGAGGATCTTTGGATGTGGCGTTGATGGCAGATGCTGCAAAAAG ATATGAGGGCACTCACGACTTTCGCAACCTGTGCAAAATGGATGTGGGCAACGGAGTCCTGCAGTTTGAGAGGACCATCTTGTCGGCATCAGTCAAGCCTGTGCAGCCCCAGCACACCTCCAGCACAGGCCAATATGACCTCTTCATGTTTGAGATCAAAGGACTGGCTTTCCTTTACCACCAG GTACGATGCATGATGGCACTGCTTCTCCTGATTGGGCAGAAACTGGAAGCCCCAGAGATAATTAATCAGCTCCTGGATGTTCAGAGTAACCCCAGGAAGCCTCAGTACAG CATGGCAGTCGACTACCCTCTGGTGCTGTACGACTGCCACTTTGAAGGTTTGAGCtggaaacaggagaaagaagaggtgAATCACGTCCTGTCTGCGCTACAGCAACACTGGACACAGAGTGCGGTCAAGACCCACGTCCTCCATGGGATGATCCAGGGTTTGGAGGCCATAG GTGGAGAATCCTCTAACCATTGCTGGCTAGTGGAAGGTAGCAGGCAGAAAAACTACCGGCCCCTGCTGGAACGTCCATGCTGCGAGAGCCTGGAGTCCAGGATAAACCATTTTGTCAAAAGAGGCAGGCTGGAGTGGGAGGAAGGGGAGAACGGGGGTGAAATGGTCCACAGAGGGAAAAGGTCCAGACATTCCCAGAATTGCCCCAGTCTCCCAGTTTCTGCGGAGATGCCGTCATCAAAAGGAAGTACAGCTCAAAAGACAGAAGATTGA
- the dcakd gene encoding dephospho-CoA kinase domain-containing protein, protein MFLVGLTGGIASGKSTVSSMLRELGCPIIDADVVARKVVEPHTPAYSRIVYHFGPEILLENGEIDRQKLGQLIFASEEKRKLLNSITHPEIHKAMLKEILFYFLRGYRYVVLDVPLLFETRRLTQFLNHTVVVYCDPATQLSRLMQRDGLTQEQAEQRVAAQMPLNEKRGLANHVIENSGSREDTHRQVLRLHTKLEDSMDFLLVRAIAIAATAGLGGILLYAVKILLS, encoded by the exons ATGTTCCTGGTGGGGCTGACAGGAGGTATTGCCTCAGGAAAAAGCACAGTGTCTTCAATGCTGCGGGAGCTTGGCTGCCCCATTATCGATGCTGATGTTGTGGCCAGGAAAG TTGTGGAGCCTCACACTCCTGCCTACTCCCGCATCGTCTACCACTTCGGGCCAGAGATCCTGCTTGAGAACGGCGAGATTGACCGGCAGAAGCTGGGTCAGCTCATCTTCGCcagtgaggagaagaggaagctgCTGAACTCCATCACCCACCCGGAGATCCATAAAGCAATGCTCAAAGAGATCCTGTTCTACTTTCTCAGAG GGTACCGCTACGTCGTGCTGGATGTGCCGCTTCTCTTTGAAACCAGGCGTCTCACTCAGTTTCTAAACCACACTGTTGTAGTTTACTG TGACCCTGCCACTCAGCTATCGCGCCTGATGCAGAGGGACGGCCTGACCCAGGAGCAGGCCGAGCAGCGCGTGGCTGCACAGATGCCGCTCAATGAAAAGCGTGGCTTGGCCAATCATGTTATTGAGAACTCAGGCAGCCGAGAGGACACCCACCGGCAAGTCCTGCGGCTGCACACAAAGCTGGAGGACTCCATGGACTTCCTGTTAGTGAGGGCCATTGCTATTGCAGCCACTGCTGGTCTGGGTGGGATACTGCTGTATGCAGTCAAGATACTTTTATCCTAA
- the LOC124052626 gene encoding C1q-related factor-like, whose protein sequence is MLVLVLVVLIPVLVSSVGTGGIDDSSSHYEMLGTCRMVCDPFPSAGTTGTGVHVGTDTATTGLQVDNDADLSDHSIGPPLPTYSAHGPQGKPGRPGKPGPPGPPGEPGPPGPKGPPGDGVDIVRTGILGLGGKGAVSTTTYNTTPRVAFYAGLRNPQEGYDILRFDDVVTNIGGNYEGATGKFTCKIPGTYFFIYNVLMRGGDGTSMWADLIKNGLVRASAIAQDQDQSYDYASNSVILHLDAGDEVFIKLDGGKAHGGNSNKYSTFSGFILYAD, encoded by the exons ATGCTGGTCCTGGTTCTGGTGGTCCTCATCCCCGTGCTGGTGAGCTCCGTTGGCACAGGTGGCATAGATGACAGCTCGAGCCACTACGAGATGCTGGGTACCTGCCGTATGGTTTGTGACCCCTTCCCCAGCGCTGGCACGACGGGAACAGGTGTGCACGTAGGAACGGATACAGCAACCACAGGCCTACAGGTGGACAACGACGCTGATCTGAGTGATCACAGCATCGGCCCACCGCTGCCTACTTACAGTGCTCATGGCCCACAAGGCAAACCAGGACGTCCGGGCAAGCCTGGACCCCCAGGACCACCTGGAGAGCCAGGCCCACCAGGACCCAAAGGACCACCGGGAGATGGTGTGGACATCGTACGGACTGGGATTCTGGGTTTAGGGGGTAAAGGGGCAGTTAGCACAACCACCTACAACACCACTCCTCGGGTGGCATTTTATGCAGGACTACGAAACCCTCAAGAAGGTTATGATATTCTTCGATTTGATGACGTGGTGACTAATATTGGAGGTAACTACGAGGGCGCAACGGGCAAGTTCACCTGTAAGATTCCTGGCACCTACTTTTTCATCTACAATGTGCTGATGAGGGGAGGAGATGGCACTAGCATGTGGGCTGACCTGATCAAGAATGGTCTG GTCAGGGCCAGCGCTATTGCCCAAGACCAGGACCAGAGTTATGACTACGCCAGCAACAGTGTCATCCTTCATTTGGATGCAGGCGATGAGGTTTTCATAAAATTGGATGGGGGCAAAGCTCACGGGGGAAACAGCAACAAATACAGCACCTTCTCAGGGTTCATCCTCTACGCCGACTGA